A window of the Haloarcula litorea genome harbors these coding sequences:
- a CDS encoding CDC48 family AAA ATPase, whose product MELTVKPLKNREPGSGMAVVDRQVLEDSSLTSGDFVRLAGRDGSAVARVWPSDRGDAGRGYVRVDGQLRQAAGVSVDDRVTAEPASVEPAERVTLALPEQFSVRGDIGPHVREELADQAVTAGQTVALPFGGLVAGRSSRRVPVRVVETRPSGPVVVGDDTTVDLADGPTGTVDVEGGEPSEADVPGVTYEDVGGLDDELEQVREMIELPMRHPELFGTLGIEPPKGVLLHGPPGTGKTLIARAVANEIDAHFTTISGPEIMSKYYGESEEQLREVFDEAEENEPAIVFVDELDSIAPKREEVSGDVERRVVAQLLSLMDGLDERGQITVIGTTNRVDAVDPALRRPGRFDREIEIGVPDRDGREEVLRIHTRGMPVADDVDLGTYAENTHGFVGADLENLAKEGAMHALRRVRPDLDLEADEIDADVLDAIEVTDDDFREALRGIEPSAMREVFVEVPDVTWDDVGGLEEAKERLRETVQWPLEHDEAYDRVGLDPAKGVLLHGPPGTGKTLLAKAVANEAQSNFISVKGPELLNKYVGESEKGVREVFSKARENAPTVVFFDEIDAIAAERSGGGADSNVGERVVSQLLTELDGLEDLEDVVVIATTNRPDLVDDALLRPGRLDQHVHVDAPDEAARREIFAVHTRDKPLADDVDLDDLAARTDGHVGADVEAVCREAAAAALREHVEEGSDVADIEVTTAHFEQALDEVEAAVESAATREALDVGSVGAESG is encoded by the coding sequence ATGGAGCTGACCGTCAAGCCACTCAAGAACCGAGAGCCGGGCAGTGGGATGGCGGTCGTCGACCGGCAGGTCTTGGAGGACAGCTCGCTCACCAGCGGCGACTTCGTCCGCCTCGCGGGCCGCGACGGGTCGGCCGTCGCTCGCGTCTGGCCGTCCGACCGCGGCGACGCCGGGCGCGGCTACGTCCGCGTCGACGGCCAGCTCCGCCAGGCCGCCGGCGTCAGCGTCGACGACCGGGTGACGGCAGAACCGGCGTCCGTCGAACCGGCCGAGCGCGTCACGCTGGCGCTCCCCGAGCAGTTCAGCGTCCGGGGCGACATCGGTCCGCACGTCCGCGAGGAACTGGCCGACCAGGCGGTGACGGCGGGGCAGACGGTCGCCCTCCCGTTCGGGGGGTTGGTCGCGGGCCGGTCCAGCCGCCGGGTCCCGGTCCGCGTCGTGGAGACGCGTCCGTCCGGGCCCGTCGTCGTCGGGGACGACACGACCGTCGACCTCGCCGACGGCCCGACCGGGACTGTCGACGTCGAGGGCGGCGAGCCGTCCGAGGCCGACGTACCCGGCGTCACCTACGAGGACGTCGGCGGCCTCGACGACGAACTCGAACAGGTCCGTGAGATGATCGAGCTCCCGATGCGCCACCCGGAGCTGTTCGGGACGCTGGGCATCGAGCCGCCCAAGGGCGTGCTGTTGCACGGCCCGCCGGGCACCGGCAAGACGCTCATCGCCCGCGCCGTCGCCAACGAGATCGACGCCCACTTCACGACCATCTCCGGGCCGGAGATCATGTCGAAGTACTACGGCGAGAGCGAGGAGCAGCTCCGCGAGGTCTTCGATGAGGCCGAGGAGAACGAGCCGGCCATCGTCTTCGTCGACGAGCTCGACTCCATCGCGCCCAAGCGCGAGGAGGTCAGCGGCGACGTCGAGCGCCGCGTCGTCGCCCAGCTCCTCTCGCTGATGGACGGCCTCGACGAGCGCGGACAGATCACGGTCATCGGGACGACCAACCGCGTCGACGCCGTCGACCCGGCACTCCGTCGCCCGGGCAGGTTCGACCGCGAGATCGAGATCGGCGTCCCGGACCGGGACGGCCGCGAGGAGGTCCTGCGCATCCACACCCGCGGAATGCCGGTCGCCGACGACGTCGACCTCGGCACCTACGCCGAGAACACTCACGGCTTCGTCGGGGCCGATCTCGAGAATCTCGCGAAGGAGGGCGCGATGCACGCCCTGCGGCGGGTCCGGCCTGACCTCGACCTCGAGGCCGACGAGATCGACGCCGACGTCCTCGACGCCATCGAGGTGACCGACGACGACTTCCGGGAAGCCCTGCGGGGCATCGAGCCGTCGGCGATGCGAGAGGTGTTCGTCGAGGTGCCCGACGTCACCTGGGACGACGTGGGCGGCCTCGAGGAGGCGAAAGAACGACTCCGAGAGACCGTCCAGTGGCCGCTCGAACACGACGAGGCCTACGACCGCGTTGGCCTCGATCCGGCGAAGGGCGTACTGTTGCACGGTCCGCCGGGTACCGGGAAGACGCTGCTGGCGAAGGCCGTCGCCAACGAGGCCCAGTCGAACTTCATCTCGGTGAAGGGGCCGGAACTGCTGAACAAGTACGTCGGCGAGTCCGAGAAGGGCGTCCGCGAGGTGTTCAGCAAGGCCCGGGAGAACGCACCGACGGTGGTGTTCTTCGACGAGATCGACGCCATCGCGGCGGAACGGTCCGGTGGCGGCGCTGACTCCAACGTCGGCGAGCGCGTCGTCTCCCAGCTCCTGACCGAACTCGACGGCCTGGAGGACTTAGAGGACGTCGTCGTGATCGCGACGACCAACCGGCCGGACCTCGTCGACGACGCGCTCCTGCGTCCGGGGCGACTGGACCAGCACGTCCACGTCGACGCGCCGGACGAGGCGGCCCGCCGCGAGATCTTCGCGGTCCACACCCGCGACAAGCCCCTGGCCGACGACGTGGACCTCGACGATCTCGCGGCCAGGACCGACGGCCACGTCGGTGCCGACGTCGAGGCCGTCTGCCGCGAGGCCGCCGCGGCGGCCCTCCGCGAGCACGTCGAGGAGGGCAGCGACGTCGCGGACATCGAGGTGACGACGGCCCACTTCGAGCAGGCACTCGACGAGGTCGAGGCCGCCGTCGAGTCGGCGGCGACCCGCGAGGCGCTCGACGTCGGGAGCGTCGGTGCCGAGTCCGGCTGA
- a CDS encoding Hsp20/alpha crystallin family protein: MALPTNTPSSWMRSLDLPNRLFETGSDDYELYEEDDEFVLSVEMPGFDVEDIDVSWDDGVLNIAAERRDEQRSQRRTYHRRFRFPKRVDDEAIAASYTNGILEIRLPVERGATARGKEIEVQG, from the coding sequence ATGGCTCTGCCCACGAACACCCCCAGCTCGTGGATGCGGAGTCTCGACCTGCCGAACCGGCTCTTCGAAACAGGCAGCGACGACTACGAACTGTACGAGGAGGACGACGAGTTCGTCCTCAGCGTCGAGATGCCGGGGTTCGACGTCGAGGACATCGACGTCTCGTGGGACGACGGCGTCCTGAACATCGCCGCCGAGCGACGCGACGAACAGCGGAGCCAGCGGCGGACCTACCACCGTCGCTTCCGGTTCCCGAAACGCGTCGACGACGAGGCCATCGCCGCGAGCTACACGAACGGCATCCTCGAGATCCGTCTCCCCGTCGAGAGGGGTGCCACCGCTCGCGGCAAGGAGATCGAAGTCCAGGGCTGA
- a CDS encoding glutamate--tRNA ligase has translation MDDELRGRIEEAVEVNALLNAVKHDSEAQVGAIMGPLMGEHPEFREHGDEIPAIAGPVVDRVNGMDAEERRERLAELAPEKLDELEAEDEGEDHPLPDLPNAEDYDTVRMRVAPNPNGPWHIGHARMAAVIGTYKERYDGEFVCRFDDTDPETKRPDLDAYDRILDAIDYLGFEPDDVVKASDRVETYYEHARDLIDLGGAYTCSCPQGEFSDLKNSGEACPHRDKDVETVREEFAAMVDGEYDSGEMVLRVRTDITHKNPALRDFVAFRMIDTPHPREEAADYRCWPMLDFQSGIDDHLLGVTHIIRGIDLQDSAKRQGFVYDYFGWDYPEVIHWGHVQVDEYDVPMSTSSIAELIAEGDLDGWDDPRAPTVASLRRRGIRGAALVDAMVELGTSTSNVDLAMSSVYANNRDLIDDESDRAFFVRDGDEHGGLVERQVVGGPGAGEPPVHPDHEDRGRREIPVTGAVAVEGDDLPGHGERVWLKGFGCVRHTRDAFEYVGDDITAVREEGVDVIHWAPADGPELRLRTMDGDVTGVAEPGLLDYTADDTLQFERIGFARVDEVDPDGESVAYFAHP, from the coding sequence ATGGACGACGAGCTGCGAGGCCGCATCGAGGAGGCCGTCGAGGTCAACGCCCTCCTCAACGCGGTGAAACACGACAGCGAGGCACAGGTCGGGGCTATCATGGGGCCGCTGATGGGCGAGCACCCCGAGTTCCGCGAGCACGGCGACGAGATCCCCGCGATCGCCGGCCCGGTCGTCGACCGTGTCAACGGGATGGACGCCGAGGAGCGACGGGAGCGGCTGGCCGAACTCGCCCCCGAGAAGCTCGACGAACTGGAGGCCGAGGACGAGGGCGAGGACCACCCGCTACCGGACCTCCCGAACGCCGAGGACTACGACACCGTCCGGATGCGGGTCGCCCCGAACCCGAACGGCCCGTGGCACATCGGCCACGCGCGGATGGCCGCGGTCATCGGGACCTACAAGGAGCGGTACGACGGCGAGTTCGTCTGCCGGTTCGACGACACCGACCCCGAGACCAAGCGCCCGGACCTCGACGCCTACGACCGTATCCTCGACGCCATCGACTACCTCGGCTTCGAACCGGACGACGTGGTGAAAGCCAGCGACCGCGTCGAGACCTACTACGAGCACGCCCGCGACCTGATCGACCTCGGAGGGGCCTACACCTGCTCGTGTCCGCAGGGGGAGTTCTCCGACCTGAAGAACAGCGGCGAGGCCTGCCCGCACCGGGACAAGGACGTCGAGACGGTCCGCGAGGAGTTCGCGGCGATGGTCGACGGCGAGTACGACAGCGGCGAGATGGTCCTGCGGGTCCGGACCGACATCACCCACAAGAACCCCGCGCTGCGTGACTTCGTCGCGTTCCGGATGATCGACACGCCCCACCCCCGCGAGGAGGCGGCCGACTACCGCTGCTGGCCGATGCTCGACTTCCAGAGCGGGATCGACGACCACCTGCTCGGGGTCACTCACATCATCCGCGGCATCGACCTGCAGGACTCCGCGAAACGCCAGGGGTTCGTCTACGACTACTTCGGCTGGGACTACCCCGAGGTGATCCACTGGGGCCACGTCCAGGTCGACGAGTACGACGTGCCGATGTCGACCTCCAGCATCGCCGAACTGATCGCCGAGGGCGACCTCGACGGCTGGGACGACCCGCGCGCGCCGACGGTCGCCAGCCTCCGGCGGCGGGGCATCCGCGGCGCGGCGCTGGTCGACGCGATGGTCGAACTCGGGACCTCCACCTCAAACGTCGACCTCGCGATGTCGTCGGTGTACGCCAACAACCGCGACCTGATCGACGACGAGTCCGACCGGGCCTTCTTCGTCCGGGACGGCGACGAGCACGGCGGCCTCGTCGAGCGGCAGGTCGTCGGCGGCCCCGGGGCCGGCGAGCCGCCCGTCCACCCCGACCACGAGGACCGCGGCCGGCGGGAGATCCCCGTGACCGGGGCCGTCGCCGTCGAGGGCGACGACCTGCCGGGCCACGGCGAGCGGGTCTGGCTGAAGGGCTTCGGCTGCGTGCGCCACACTCGGGACGCCTTCGAGTACGTCGGCGACGACATCACCGCGGTCCGGGAGGAGGGCGTCGACGTGATCCACTGGGCACCGGCGGACGGCCCCGAACTCCGACTGCGGACGATGGACGGCGACGTGACCGGCGTCGCCGAGCCCGGCCTGCTGGACTACACGGCCGACGACACGCTCCAGTTCGAGCGCATCGGGTTCGCCCGCGTCGACGAGGTCGACCCCGACGGCGAGTCGGTGGCGTACTTCGCCCACCCCTGA
- a CDS encoding ArsA family ATPase — protein MQDCSARTDGRDSVYGGKGGVGKTTVATATGLTLADRGHETLVVSTDPAHSLSDAVETPVGSDPTEITDGLWAVEVDPEAGNERYRALFEALADEFESAGIRLDADEVAALFSSCVLPGSDELAALDALATHVDDDRWDRVVFDTAPTGHTLRLLDLPSVMERGLATAADLREQVRRKVDTTRTMLFGPLGARRDDGDGTFVEMRDRLARVGEALRDPERTEFRVVAIPETMAARESERLVARLREFEVPVTTLVVNRVVEDPGDCERCRARRESQRAALADLRESLPALDCWTVPDEHGEVTGLAALERVADHLDV, from the coding sequence ATTCAAGACTGTTCGGCACGAACGGACGGTCGTGACTCGGTCTACGGCGGGAAAGGCGGGGTCGGGAAGACGACCGTCGCGACGGCGACCGGGCTGACCCTCGCCGACCGGGGCCACGAGACGCTGGTCGTCTCCACGGACCCGGCACACTCCCTCTCCGACGCGGTCGAGACGCCCGTCGGGAGCGACCCGACGGAGATCACCGACGGGCTGTGGGCCGTCGAAGTCGACCCCGAGGCCGGCAACGAGCGGTACCGCGCGCTGTTCGAGGCGCTGGCCGACGAGTTCGAGTCGGCGGGCATCCGCCTCGACGCCGACGAGGTGGCGGCGCTGTTCTCCTCGTGCGTCCTGCCCGGCAGCGACGAGCTGGCGGCGCTGGACGCTCTCGCCACCCACGTCGACGACGACCGCTGGGACCGCGTGGTGTTCGACACCGCGCCGACGGGGCACACGCTCCGCCTGCTCGACCTCCCCTCGGTGATGGAGCGCGGGCTGGCGACGGCGGCCGACCTCCGCGAACAGGTCCGCCGGAAGGTCGACACCACGCGGACGATGCTGTTCGGCCCGCTGGGCGCGCGACGCGACGACGGCGACGGGACGTTCGTCGAGATGCGCGACCGGCTGGCACGGGTCGGCGAGGCCCTGCGGGACCCCGAGCGGACCGAGTTCCGCGTCGTCGCGATCCCCGAGACGATGGCCGCCCGCGAGAGCGAGCGACTGGTCGCCCGGTTGCGGGAGTTCGAGGTCCCGGTGACGACGCTCGTCGTCAACAGGGTCGTCGAGGACCCCGGCGACTGCGAGCGGTGCCGGGCGAGACGGGAGAGCCAGCGCGCGGCGCTCGCGGACCTCCGGGAGTCGTTGCCCGCCCTCGACTGCTGGACGGTCCCGGACGAGCACGGCGAGGTGACGGGACTGGCGGCGCTCGAACGGGTCGCCGACCACCTCGACGTCTGA
- the idsA3 gene encoding geranylfarnesyl diphosphate synthase, with product MSGQQQVEDAILARRERVNEAIPEELPVTRPEGLYEATRYLLDAGGKRLRPTVLLLVAEALLDVDPLSADYREFPTLDGGRADVMSAAVAIEVIQTFTLIHDDIMDDDALRRGVPAVHEEYDLSTAILAGDTLYAKAFEFLLSTGAAPERTVAANERLATTCTRICEGQSLDIEFEQRDAVTPDEYLEMVELKTAVLYGAAAAIPATLLGADAETVEALYNHGLDVGRAFQIQDDLLDLTTPSEKLGKQRGSDLVENKQTLVTLHARQQGVDVENLVDTTSVEAVTEAEIDEAVQRLREAGSIEYAQDRAQDLVRSGKENLEVLPDNEARDLLSGIADYLVEREY from the coding sequence ATGTCGGGTCAACAGCAGGTCGAGGACGCCATCCTCGCACGGCGGGAGCGTGTCAACGAGGCCATCCCGGAGGAACTGCCGGTCACGCGACCCGAGGGACTCTACGAGGCGACTCGGTACCTGCTGGACGCCGGCGGGAAGCGGCTCCGCCCGACCGTGCTGTTGCTCGTCGCCGAGGCACTGCTCGACGTCGACCCGCTGTCCGCGGACTACCGGGAGTTCCCGACGCTGGACGGCGGGCGCGCCGACGTGATGTCGGCGGCCGTCGCCATCGAGGTCATCCAGACGTTCACCCTCATCCACGACGACATCATGGACGACGACGCCCTCCGTCGCGGCGTCCCCGCGGTCCACGAGGAGTACGACCTCTCGACGGCCATCCTGGCCGGCGACACGCTGTACGCGAAGGCCTTCGAGTTCCTGCTGTCGACGGGGGCGGCCCCCGAGCGGACCGTCGCCGCGAACGAGCGACTCGCCACCACTTGCACCCGCATCTGCGAGGGGCAGTCGCTGGACATCGAGTTCGAGCAGCGGGACGCCGTCACGCCCGACGAGTACCTGGAGATGGTCGAGCTCAAGACGGCGGTGCTGTACGGTGCCGCGGCGGCCATCCCGGCGACGCTGCTCGGGGCCGACGCGGAGACCGTCGAGGCGCTGTACAACCACGGGCTCGACGTGGGCCGCGCCTTCCAGATCCAGGACGACCTGCTGGACCTGACCACCCCCTCCGAGAAACTGGGCAAGCAGCGCGGGTCGGACCTCGTCGAGAACAAGCAGACGCTCGTGACGTTACACGCCCGTCAGCAGGGCGTCGACGTCGAGAACCTGGTCGATACGACCTCCGTCGAGGCGGTCACCGAGGCCGAGATCGACGAGGCCGTCCAGCGCCTGCGCGAGGCGGGCTCGATCGAGTACGCCCAGGACCGGGCACAGGACCTGGTCCGGAGCGGGAAGGAGAACCTCGAAGTGCTCCCGGACAACGAGGCCCGCGACCTGCTGTCGGGCATCGCGGACTACCTGGTCGAGCGGGAGTACTGA
- a CDS encoding isopentenyl phosphate kinase yields the protein MTLVLKLGGSVVTAKDEPETVDDDALAAAADAVADGPRDVVLVHGAGSFGHHHADAYGVSTTTGTHDDAGVRAITGSMERLNAAVVEALADRGVPAVPVHPFSAGRRDADGELTLPTGQVRTLLAEGFVPVLHGDLVAHEGEGATVLSGDELVVELAVAVDADRVGVCSTVPGVLDESGAVVDRIGAFEDVAAALGDSDATDVSGGMAGKVRALLALDSPAHVFGPDALAAFLAGGAPGTTIE from the coding sequence ATGACGCTGGTCCTGAAGCTCGGGGGCAGCGTCGTCACGGCGAAAGACGAGCCCGAGACGGTCGACGACGACGCGCTTGCGGCCGCCGCCGACGCGGTCGCCGACGGCCCCCGGGACGTCGTCCTCGTCCACGGCGCGGGCAGTTTCGGCCACCACCACGCCGACGCGTACGGCGTCAGCACGACGACGGGCACCCACGACGACGCGGGCGTGCGGGCCATCACCGGGTCGATGGAGCGGCTGAACGCAGCCGTCGTCGAGGCGCTGGCCGACCGCGGCGTGCCGGCGGTGCCGGTCCACCCGTTCTCGGCGGGCCGCCGCGACGCCGACGGGGAGCTGACGCTCCCGACCGGGCAGGTCCGGACGCTGCTGGCCGAGGGGTTCGTCCCGGTGTTGCACGGCGACCTCGTCGCCCACGAGGGCGAGGGAGCGACGGTCCTCAGCGGCGACGAACTGGTGGTCGAACTCGCGGTCGCGGTCGACGCCGACCGCGTCGGCGTCTGCTCGACGGTCCCCGGCGTCCTCGACGAGTCGGGGGCCGTCGTCGACCGTATCGGGGCGTTCGAGGACGTGGCGGCGGCCCTGGGCGACAGCGACGCGACGGACGTCTCCGGCGGGATGGCGGGGAAGGTCCGGGCCTTGCTGGCGCTCGACAGCCCCGCACACGTCTTCGGCCCCGACGCGCTGGCCGCGTTCCTCGCCGGGGGCGCGCCCGGGACCACCATCGAGTGA
- the mvk gene encoding mevalonate kinase: protein MVTSSAPGKVYLFGEHAVVYGEPAVPCAIERRARVSAREIDEGLRINSEDLQLDGFTVEYDGDGEDQPDVDVAQPILDAAMGYVNEAVSQVRDAADAPDAGFEIEIASDIPLGAGLGSSAAVVVAAIDAATRELGVELTPAEVAERAYQVEMAVQDGQASRADTFCSAMGGAVRVEGDDCRTVDGVGNLPFVIGYDGGAGDTGALVAGVRSLRAEYDFAADTVAAIGDVVREGEAVLGTDDYGTLGDLMDFNHGLLSALGVSSRSLDSMVWAARDAGAMGAKLTGAGGGGCIVALDDTDGALTALRYTPGCEDAFRAELDTDGVRRE from the coding sequence ATGGTCACGTCGAGCGCTCCCGGGAAGGTGTACCTGTTCGGGGAGCACGCGGTGGTGTACGGCGAGCCGGCGGTCCCGTGTGCCATCGAGCGACGAGCGCGGGTGTCGGCACGCGAGATCGACGAGGGGCTGCGGATCAACTCCGAGGACCTCCAGCTCGACGGCTTCACGGTCGAGTACGACGGCGACGGCGAGGACCAGCCGGACGTCGACGTGGCACAGCCGATCCTCGACGCGGCGATGGGCTACGTCAACGAGGCCGTCTCGCAGGTCCGGGACGCCGCGGACGCGCCCGACGCCGGCTTCGAGATCGAGATCGCGAGCGACATCCCGCTGGGGGCGGGCCTGGGGTCGTCGGCCGCGGTGGTCGTCGCGGCCATCGACGCCGCGACGCGGGAACTCGGGGTCGAGCTCACCCCCGCCGAGGTGGCCGAGCGCGCCTACCAGGTCGAGATGGCCGTCCAGGACGGCCAGGCCTCGCGGGCCGACACGTTCTGCTCGGCGATGGGCGGTGCCGTCCGCGTCGAGGGCGACGACTGCCGGACCGTCGACGGCGTCGGGAACCTCCCGTTCGTCATCGGCTACGACGGCGGCGCGGGCGACACGGGCGCGCTCGTCGCGGGCGTCCGCAGCCTCCGGGCGGAGTACGACTTCGCCGCCGACACCGTCGCGGCGATCGGCGACGTGGTTCGGGAGGGCGAGGCCGTGCTGGGGACGGACGACTACGGGACGCTGGGCGATCTGATGGACTTCAACCACGGCCTGCTGTCGGCGCTGGGGGTCTCCTCGCGGTCGCTGGACTCGATGGTGTGGGCCGCCCGCGACGCCGGTGCGATGGGGGCGAAACTCACCGGAGCCGGCGGCGGCGGCTGCATCGTCGCGCTGGACGACACCGACGGCGCGCTCACGGCGCTGCGGTACACGCCCGGCTGTGAGGACGCCTTCCGCGCCGAGCTGGACACCGACGGGGTGCGACGGGAATGA